A stretch of Microbacterium sp. 4R-513 DNA encodes these proteins:
- a CDS encoding DUF3471 domain-containing protein produces the protein MTTQSVSSRASSIGSRSGYYGYGFNVGTTAGGMVDVNHSGAFALGTGTVVKMLPEAGLGIIVLANASANGVVEGIAARFMDIAQFGSERRDWLDLFTGVFAQMNVPSGELVGEDPPTAPAAARPLAEYAGEYANDYFGPATVAVAGDALELRLGPTGEWPLEHWDGDVFVFRPESENALPGSISRATFDGDSLVLEYFDKEGLGSFSR, from the coding sequence ATGACGACCCAGTCCGTCTCGTCGCGTGCGTCGTCGATCGGCTCGCGCTCCGGCTACTACGGCTACGGCTTCAACGTCGGCACGACCGCGGGCGGCATGGTCGACGTCAACCACTCGGGTGCCTTCGCCCTGGGGACGGGGACCGTCGTCAAGATGCTCCCGGAGGCCGGCCTCGGCATCATCGTCCTCGCCAATGCCTCGGCCAACGGCGTGGTCGAGGGCATCGCCGCCCGCTTCATGGACATCGCCCAGTTCGGCAGCGAGCGCCGCGACTGGCTCGACCTCTTCACCGGTGTGTTCGCACAGATGAACGTGCCATCGGGAGAGCTGGTGGGCGAGGATCCGCCGACGGCTCCGGCCGCTGCCCGCCCGCTCGCCGAGTACGCCGGTGAGTACGCCAACGACTACTTCGGCCCTGCGACCGTCGCCGTCGCCGGGGATGCGCTCGAGCTGCGCCTCGGCCCGACCGGCGAGTGGCCCCTCGAGCACTGGGACGGAGACGTCTTCGTCTTCCGGCCGGAGAGCGAGAACGCGCTTCCCGGCAGCATCTCGCGGGCGACCTTCGACGGCGACTCCCTGGTGCTCGAGTACTTCGATAAGGAGGGCCTCGGCAGCTTCAGCCGGTGA
- a CDS encoding MFS transporter — protein MTAEVDRPASVWDARFLWVTVGAVALIFLAAMQSLAVTTVMPVVSEDLDGAALYAVAFAGTLATSVIGMVAVGAWSDRSGPVWPLTTSVLLFVAGLVVAGLAQSMEVLVAGRLIQGLGTGGQTVALYVVVARVYPPALHGRVFAAFSAAWVVPSLIGPFLAGAVTEYLHWRWVFLGVAGLTVVAFTMVALRLWGLPLGTEHPSTARIGARLACAVLVAVGALGLSLAGELDAYAWAAVAASVVVLALASRPLLPRRTLLAARGLPSVVLMRGLIAGALFGAEIYVPYLLIEDYGFSPTWAGLGLTAAAIAWAVAADVQGRFGDRIGNARIALFGTSQLAAAALVAGATAALHLHPVVLIVGWALAGSGMGLMYPRLTVLTLAYSTPQNQGFNSSALSISDSIGAATSIAVMGLVFTALAGTDAAFPAVFGIAVVLAGLALIPGLRLGHAHEKAH, from the coding sequence GTGACCGCAGAGGTGGATCGCCCGGCATCCGTCTGGGATGCCCGGTTCCTGTGGGTGACGGTCGGCGCGGTCGCGCTCATCTTCCTCGCGGCCATGCAGTCGCTGGCCGTGACCACCGTCATGCCGGTCGTCAGCGAGGATCTCGACGGCGCCGCGCTCTACGCCGTCGCCTTCGCGGGCACTCTCGCCACGAGCGTCATCGGAATGGTGGCCGTCGGGGCGTGGAGCGACCGGTCCGGCCCGGTATGGCCGCTGACGACGTCGGTCCTGCTCTTCGTCGCGGGACTCGTGGTGGCGGGCCTCGCGCAGTCGATGGAGGTGCTCGTCGCCGGACGCCTCATCCAGGGGCTGGGAACGGGCGGCCAGACGGTCGCGCTCTACGTCGTCGTGGCGCGGGTCTATCCGCCCGCGCTGCACGGCCGGGTCTTCGCGGCCTTCTCGGCCGCGTGGGTCGTGCCGTCGCTCATCGGTCCGTTCCTCGCGGGGGCCGTGACGGAGTATCTGCACTGGCGATGGGTCTTCCTCGGGGTCGCCGGGCTCACGGTCGTGGCGTTCACGATGGTGGCGCTGCGGCTGTGGGGACTTCCCCTCGGCACCGAGCATCCGTCGACCGCTCGGATCGGTGCGCGGCTGGCGTGCGCCGTGCTCGTCGCGGTGGGGGCTCTCGGCCTGAGCCTCGCGGGTGAGCTCGACGCCTACGCCTGGGCGGCGGTCGCGGCATCCGTCGTCGTGCTCGCCCTGGCCTCCCGACCACTGCTTCCGCGGCGAACCCTCCTCGCGGCCCGGGGGCTGCCGAGCGTCGTGCTCATGCGAGGCCTCATCGCGGGGGCGCTGTTCGGCGCCGAGATCTACGTCCCGTACCTCCTCATCGAGGACTACGGCTTCTCGCCGACCTGGGCGGGCCTTGGCCTCACCGCCGCTGCGATCGCCTGGGCTGTCGCGGCCGATGTGCAGGGACGGTTCGGTGATCGCATCGGCAACGCCCGCATCGCCCTGTTCGGCACGTCGCAGCTCGCCGCGGCTGCCCTGGTGGCCGGCGCGACGGCGGCACTCCACCTGCATCCGGTGGTGCTGATCGTGGGCTGGGCTCTCGCGGGCTCGGGCATGGGCCTGATGTATCCGCGGCTGACGGTGCTGACGCTCGCCTACTCGACGCCGCAGAACCAGGGGTTCAACTCGTCCGCGCTGTCCATCTCGGATTCGATCGGGGCGGCGACGTCGATCGCGGTGATGGGTCTCGTCTTCACAGCCCTTGCGGGGACGGATGCCGCGTTCCCGGCCGTCTTCGGGATCGCCGTCGTGCTCGCGGGTCTCGCACTGATCCCCGGCCTGCGGCTCGGCCATGCGCACGAGAAAGCTCACTGA
- a CDS encoding iron ABC transporter permease yields MSAVVAPVGSSGVAAVRSRVSRRRTIVALGVGTLLVVVAAVSLSVGDYALAPADLWRTLWGGGSRIENYVVFDIRAPRVAMALVVGASLGVAGALLQSLLSNSLASPDLLGISGGAGVAAVFGLLVLGVGGPWVALLAFAGGLAVAAFLLLAGRRRADGDYRLIIAGVGVSFLCIALTSYLLVKAQVELAQSALIWLTGSLASTPWWNVGVVLAVGIAAVPGVVACARWLPLTQLGPGIAVSLGVQPGVVRITAVIVAVLLTATSTAFVGPISFIALCAPAVARPLLGHGALGIGTSAAVGATLLAAADLAAQYAMPGVSLPVGVVTGALGAIFLLWLLSTSKGRHL; encoded by the coding sequence GTGAGCGCCGTCGTCGCACCGGTGGGATCGAGTGGCGTCGCCGCGGTGCGGTCCCGGGTCAGCCGTCGTCGCACGATCGTGGCGCTGGGGGTCGGAACGCTGCTCGTGGTCGTCGCGGCCGTCTCGCTCTCGGTCGGCGACTACGCACTCGCGCCGGCCGATCTATGGCGGACGCTCTGGGGCGGCGGCTCGCGCATCGAGAACTACGTCGTGTTCGACATCCGGGCCCCTCGCGTGGCGATGGCTCTCGTCGTCGGCGCGTCGCTCGGCGTCGCGGGGGCGCTCCTCCAGTCGCTCCTGTCGAACTCGCTCGCGAGTCCTGACCTGCTCGGCATCAGCGGGGGAGCGGGCGTCGCGGCCGTGTTCGGGCTTCTCGTCCTGGGCGTCGGCGGCCCGTGGGTCGCTCTCCTGGCGTTCGCGGGCGGGCTCGCGGTGGCCGCATTCCTCCTTCTCGCCGGGCGGCGCCGCGCCGACGGCGACTATCGCCTCATCATCGCAGGGGTAGGGGTCTCATTCCTCTGCATCGCCCTCACGAGCTACCTCCTGGTGAAGGCGCAGGTCGAGCTCGCCCAGTCCGCCCTCATCTGGCTCACCGGCAGTCTCGCCTCGACGCCGTGGTGGAACGTGGGAGTGGTGCTGGCGGTCGGCATCGCCGCCGTGCCCGGAGTCGTCGCGTGCGCCCGCTGGCTCCCGCTGACGCAGCTGGGCCCAGGCATCGCCGTGTCGCTCGGCGTCCAGCCGGGTGTCGTGCGCATCACGGCGGTGATCGTGGCGGTACTCCTGACCGCGACCTCCACGGCCTTCGTCGGGCCCATCTCGTTCATCGCGCTGTGCGCACCGGCAGTCGCCCGACCGCTGCTCGGCCACGGCGCCCTCGGCATCGGCACGAGTGCGGCCGTCGGCGCGACGCTCCTCGCTGCGGCGGATCTCGCCGCACAGTACGCGATGCCGGGCGTCTCGCTGCCGGTCGGCGTCGTCACGGGCGCGCTCGGCGCGATCTTCCTCCTCTGGCTGCTCTCGACCTCGAAGGGACGGCACCTGTGA
- a CDS encoding iron-siderophore ABC transporter substrate-binding protein has protein sequence MPSRLHPAAVIAAFAAAGALILSGCAGSAASDSSSDSASAAPGDASAFPVSFEHIYGETTIDAAPERIATWGWGATDAVLALGIVPVAISSMDYGGGDDRITPWVEDAIEELGGEKPVILDNATYELSIEELLAADPDVLIAPYSGLTQEEYDAVTKAGIPVVAPEEALWSTPWRDVITETGKALGLEPEAEKIVSSLDTQVADAAAAHPEFAGTSIAYIDDDVDTLYLYLPADPRVEILENLGFVSPESVTALDTGEGTFYTTVSYENLDKIDAQVVFTQAEEQSTLDEFLASDRGQLIPAVKKGAVAPIVGEENVAAVSPTALSLPWLLPTMVEKLAEATAVAKS, from the coding sequence ATGCCTTCTCGCCTTCACCCCGCCGCCGTGATCGCGGCCTTCGCCGCAGCAGGCGCCCTCATCCTGAGCGGCTGCGCGGGTTCGGCTGCGTCGGACTCGTCGTCGGATTCCGCGTCGGCCGCGCCCGGCGACGCCTCCGCGTTCCCGGTCAGCTTCGAGCACATCTACGGCGAGACGACGATCGACGCGGCGCCTGAGCGCATCGCGACATGGGGCTGGGGCGCCACCGACGCCGTTCTCGCCCTCGGCATCGTTCCCGTCGCGATCTCCTCGATGGACTACGGCGGGGGCGACGACCGCATCACGCCGTGGGTCGAGGACGCGATCGAGGAGCTGGGCGGCGAGAAGCCCGTCATCCTCGACAACGCGACGTACGAGCTGTCGATCGAGGAGCTGCTCGCTGCCGACCCCGACGTCCTGATCGCGCCGTACTCGGGGCTCACGCAGGAGGAGTACGACGCGGTCACGAAGGCGGGCATTCCCGTCGTCGCCCCGGAGGAGGCGCTGTGGTCGACGCCGTGGCGAGACGTGATCACCGAGACCGGCAAGGCTCTGGGCCTCGAGCCCGAGGCGGAGAAGATCGTCAGCTCACTCGACACACAGGTTGCGGATGCCGCGGCGGCGCATCCGGAGTTCGCCGGCACATCCATCGCGTACATCGACGATGACGTGGACACCCTGTACCTCTATCTGCCGGCCGATCCGCGAGTCGAGATCCTCGAAAACCTCGGATTCGTCTCGCCGGAGAGCGTCACGGCTCTCGACACAGGGGAGGGCACCTTCTACACGACGGTGAGCTACGAGAACCTCGACAAGATCGACGCCCAGGTCGTGTTCACGCAGGCCGAGGAGCAGTCCACGCTCGATGAGTTCCTCGCATCGGATCGTGGACAGCTGATCCCCGCGGTCAAGAAGGGCGCCGTCGCTCCGATCGTCGGCGAGGAGAACGTGGCTGCGGTCTCGCCGACGGCTCTGTCGCTGCCGTGGCTGCTCCCCACGATGGTGGAGAAGCTGGCCGAGGCGACGGCTGTGGCGAAGAGCTGA
- a CDS encoding aminotransferase class I/II-fold pyridoxal phosphate-dependent enzyme, with the protein MSATPLQALPLDELRKRSSTKWRKYSDDILPFFVAEMDYPLAPAITRSLLRAVELGDTGYTPPEPGVREAFVDFAARRFDWDVDPQTVFWTGDVMMGVVEILRAVTAPGDRVVVTTPVYPPFFDTVEEAGAVVERVPLARTEGGWELDLDGIEAALAAGARAVLLCNPHNPTGTVHSRESLAALADLAARYGAVVVSDEIHGPLAHGVRFTPFLAASDTAAAVGYAVTSASKTFNLAGLKCAVMIGGGPEQAKVLRALPWEVEWRTGLFGAIANNAAFSAESDAWLDSLLVTLDANRHLLADLIAEHLPKAEYRVPDAGFLAWVDVSAYGWGDNPATVLRRRARVAFHHGPLFGEEGKGHVRINFACSPEVLREGIERVGALVAS; encoded by the coding sequence GTGAGCGCCACCCCCCTCCAAGCCCTTCCTCTCGACGAGCTCCGGAAGCGCTCCAGCACCAAATGGCGCAAGTACTCCGACGACATCCTGCCGTTCTTCGTCGCCGAGATGGATTACCCGCTCGCGCCTGCGATCACGCGCTCGCTCCTGCGCGCCGTCGAGCTGGGCGACACGGGCTACACGCCGCCCGAGCCGGGTGTGCGCGAAGCCTTCGTCGACTTCGCCGCACGCCGCTTCGACTGGGACGTGGACCCGCAGACGGTGTTCTGGACCGGCGACGTCATGATGGGCGTCGTCGAGATCCTGCGCGCGGTGACTGCGCCGGGCGACCGCGTGGTCGTCACGACGCCGGTCTATCCGCCGTTCTTCGACACGGTAGAGGAGGCGGGCGCTGTGGTGGAGCGCGTTCCGCTCGCCCGCACCGAAGGGGGCTGGGAGCTCGACCTCGACGGCATCGAGGCGGCGCTCGCAGCCGGGGCGCGTGCCGTGCTGCTCTGCAATCCGCACAACCCGACGGGGACGGTCCATTCGCGCGAGAGCCTCGCAGCCCTCGCCGACCTCGCGGCGCGCTACGGTGCCGTGGTGGTTTCCGACGAGATCCACGGACCTCTCGCCCACGGGGTGCGGTTCACCCCGTTCCTCGCGGCCTCCGACACAGCTGCCGCTGTCGGGTACGCAGTGACCAGTGCGAGCAAGACCTTCAATCTCGCCGGCCTGAAGTGCGCCGTGATGATCGGCGGCGGTCCTGAGCAGGCGAAGGTCCTCCGCGCCCTGCCGTGGGAGGTCGAGTGGCGCACGGGCCTCTTCGGCGCCATCGCGAACAACGCCGCCTTCTCGGCCGAGAGCGACGCGTGGCTCGACAGCCTGCTCGTGACTCTCGACGCCAACCGGCACCTGCTGGCCGATCTGATCGCCGAGCATCTGCCGAAGGCGGAATACCGGGTGCCCGACGCGGGTTTCCTCGCGTGGGTGGATGTCTCGGCCTACGGCTGGGGCGACAACCCCGCGACCGTCCTGCGCCGCAGGGCGCGGGTCGCGTTCCACCACGGACCGCTGTTCGGCGAGGAAGGCAAGGGTCACGTGCGCATCAACTTCGCGTGCTCGCCCGAGGTCCTGCGCGAGGGGATCGAGCGGGTCGGCGCGCTCGTCGCGTCGTGA
- a CDS encoding ABC transporter ATP-binding protein produces MTSASVTAPRLAARGLAAGYPGRRVIEGLDLEIAPGKITMIIGANACGKSTLLGVLARVSSPQGGRVELDGTDVAALPRRTFAQTVGLLPQHPSAPDGLTVAELVSRGRHPHRGVFQRWSAADTARVDEAMRRTGVAELADRPVGDLSGGQRQRVWIAMALAQDPRILLLDEPTTFLDLSHQIEVLDLLRELNRSDGTTIVVVLHELNLAARYADELVVMSHGRIVAHGNAAEVLTPEVISEAFSLDALVIPDPLTQTPLVVPVPGGSHVVADEE; encoded by the coding sequence GTGACCTCGGCATCCGTCACCGCCCCGCGCCTCGCGGCCCGGGGCCTCGCCGCCGGCTATCCGGGGCGCCGTGTCATCGAGGGACTCGACCTCGAGATCGCGCCGGGGAAGATCACCATGATCATCGGCGCCAATGCATGCGGGAAGTCGACCCTGCTCGGTGTCCTCGCCCGGGTCAGCAGCCCGCAGGGCGGGCGCGTCGAACTCGATGGGACGGATGTCGCGGCTCTCCCGCGACGGACGTTCGCCCAGACGGTCGGGCTGCTGCCGCAGCATCCATCCGCTCCCGACGGCTTGACGGTCGCCGAGCTGGTGTCCCGCGGACGCCATCCCCACCGCGGCGTCTTCCAGCGGTGGAGCGCCGCCGACACGGCCCGTGTCGACGAAGCGATGCGCCGCACGGGCGTCGCGGAGCTCGCGGACCGACCGGTCGGCGACCTGTCCGGCGGTCAGCGGCAGCGCGTCTGGATCGCGATGGCGCTCGCGCAGGATCCGCGGATCCTGCTCCTCGACGAGCCCACGACCTTCCTCGACCTCAGCCACCAGATCGAGGTGCTCGACCTGCTCCGCGAGCTCAACCGCAGCGACGGCACGACGATCGTCGTCGTGCTGCACGAGCTCAATCTCGCGGCGCGCTATGCCGACGAGCTGGTCGTCATGTCGCACGGACGCATCGTCGCGCACGGCAACGCTGCCGAGGTGCTCACGCCAGAGGTGATCTCGGAGGCCTTCTCGCTCGACGCCCTGGTCATCCCCGATCCGCTCACCCAGACCCCCCTCGTCGTCCCCGTCCCCGGCGGCTCCCATGTCGTCGCGGACGAGGAATGA
- a CDS encoding siderophore-interacting protein, translating to MPSTSTAVRPAYRPYAAEVVRVERVSPHFVRVTFTAEDFEHFGTARRDQRVKLVLPHADGSISDIGQHEAAGDWYDRWRSLHPADRNVFRTYTVRRVDPDARELDVDFVTHHDAGPAGSWADRARVGQRLVVVGPDARSPFAHTGFDWHPGTARRVLLAGDETAVPGIAGILESLGPEYDADVFIEVPSAADVLKLPHGPRVRITWLARGERAHGAALIEALTSWTASHRHVLARAAAPRRQKLADIDVDLELLWDSPEDGEGEFYAWIAGEAATVKTLRRLLVTGHGVDRKRVAFMGYWRLGQAERIE from the coding sequence ATGCCTTCGACCTCGACCGCTGTCCGGCCTGCCTACCGCCCCTACGCGGCGGAGGTCGTGCGGGTCGAACGCGTGAGCCCGCACTTCGTGCGAGTGACGTTCACGGCGGAGGACTTCGAGCACTTCGGCACCGCGCGTCGCGACCAGCGCGTCAAGCTCGTGCTCCCGCACGCCGACGGATCCATCTCGGACATCGGCCAGCACGAGGCGGCGGGGGACTGGTACGACCGATGGCGGTCCCTGCACCCGGCCGATCGCAACGTCTTCCGCACGTACACCGTGCGCCGCGTCGATCCGGACGCTCGGGAGCTCGACGTCGACTTCGTCACCCACCACGATGCGGGACCGGCCGGCTCGTGGGCCGATCGCGCCCGGGTGGGGCAGCGACTCGTCGTCGTCGGCCCCGACGCGCGCAGCCCCTTTGCCCACACAGGATTCGACTGGCACCCCGGAACCGCCCGCCGTGTGCTCCTGGCGGGCGACGAGACGGCCGTCCCGGGGATCGCCGGCATCCTCGAGTCACTCGGGCCGGAGTACGACGCCGACGTGTTCATCGAGGTGCCGAGTGCGGCCGACGTCCTGAAACTCCCGCACGGTCCGCGGGTGAGGATCACGTGGCTCGCCCGCGGCGAGCGCGCTCATGGCGCCGCTCTCATCGAGGCGCTCACTTCGTGGACGGCATCCCACCGGCACGTTCTCGCTCGCGCGGCCGCCCCGCGCCGGCAGAAGCTCGCCGACATCGATGTCGACCTCGAACTGCTCTGGGACAGCCCCGAGGACGGCGAGGGCGAGTTCTACGCGTGGATCGCGGGGGAGGCGGCGACCGTGAAGACACTGCGTCGGCTGCTGGTCACCGGCCACGGCGTCGATCGCAAGCGTGTCGCGTTCATGGGCTACTGGCGCCTGGGTCAGGCGGAACGCATCGAATGA
- a CDS encoding metal-sulfur cluster assembly factor: MTATLTPEKFDEVTEALKDVMDPELGINVVDLGLIYDLAWDDENDALVIHMTLTSAGCPLTDVLEEQTAQALDDVVERFRINWVWMPPWGPERITDDGRDMMRALGFAI; this comes from the coding sequence ATGACCGCGACGCTCACACCCGAGAAGTTCGACGAGGTCACCGAAGCGCTGAAAGACGTCATGGACCCCGAGCTGGGGATCAATGTCGTCGACCTCGGCCTCATCTACGACCTGGCCTGGGATGACGAGAACGATGCTCTCGTCATCCATATGACACTGACGTCGGCGGGCTGCCCGCTGACCGACGTCCTCGAGGAGCAGACGGCTCAGGCCCTCGACGACGTCGTGGAGCGGTTCCGCATCAACTGGGTGTGGATGCCGCCGTGGGGACCTGAGCGGATCACCGATGACGGTCGCGACATGATGAGGGCGCTCGGCTTCGCCATCTGA
- a CDS encoding non-heme iron oxygenase ferredoxin subunit: protein MSATRICALSDLEQDAAQRFEVDGVPMAVVLDSNGEVHAIGDTCTHGDISLAEGFVDGDTLECWAHGSAFSLRSGKPLNLPAYEPVPVYAVTIEGDDVLVDPAVTKEAN from the coding sequence ATGAGCGCGACCCGCATCTGCGCTCTGAGCGACCTCGAGCAGGACGCCGCCCAGCGCTTCGAGGTCGACGGCGTCCCCATGGCCGTCGTCCTCGACTCCAACGGCGAGGTGCACGCCATCGGCGACACCTGCACCCACGGCGACATCTCGCTCGCCGAAGGCTTCGTCGACGGCGACACGCTGGAGTGCTGGGCCCACGGCTCGGCATTCTCGCTGCGCAGCGGCAAGCCCCTCAACCTCCCCGCGTACGAGCCGGTCCCGGTCTACGCCGTCACGATCGAGGGGGACGACGTGCTCGTCGACCCCGCCGTGACCAAAGAAGCGAACTGA
- the sufC gene encoding Fe-S cluster assembly ATPase SufC has protein sequence MPVLEIRDLHVTVETDEGTTPILNGVTLTVQTGQTHAIMGPNGSGKSTLAYTIAGHPKYTVTSGTITLDGEDVLAMTVDERARAGLFLAMQYPVEIPGVTVTNFLRTAKTAIDGEAPSIRTWTKDVKEAMKHLRMDGKFAQRNVNEGFSGGEKKRHEILQLELLKPKIAVLDETDSGLDVDALKIVSEGVNRAKGETNLGVLLITHYTRILRYIHPDFVHVMVAGRIVEEGGPELAERLENEGYDRFLEPLAEASADAEA, from the coding sequence ATGCCTGTCCTCGAGATCCGAGACCTCCACGTCACCGTCGAGACCGACGAGGGGACGACGCCCATCCTCAACGGCGTCACCCTCACGGTCCAGACCGGGCAGACGCACGCCATCATGGGCCCCAACGGCTCGGGCAAGTCGACTCTCGCCTACACGATCGCCGGTCACCCGAAGTACACGGTGACCAGCGGCACCATCACGCTCGACGGCGAGGACGTCCTCGCGATGACGGTCGACGAGCGCGCTCGCGCAGGCCTCTTCCTCGCGATGCAGTACCCGGTCGAGATCCCCGGCGTCACCGTCACGAACTTCCTCCGCACCGCCAAGACCGCGATCGACGGCGAGGCGCCCTCGATCCGCACGTGGACGAAGGACGTCAAGGAGGCGATGAAGCACCTGCGCATGGACGGCAAGTTCGCGCAGCGCAACGTCAACGAGGGCTTCTCGGGCGGCGAGAAGAAGCGCCACGAGATCCTCCAGCTCGAGCTGCTCAAGCCGAAGATCGCCGTGCTCGACGAGACCGACTCCGGCCTCGACGTCGACGCGCTGAAGATCGTCTCCGAGGGCGTCAACCGCGCCAAGGGCGAGACCAACCTCGGTGTGCTGCTCATCACGCACTACACGCGCATCCTGCGCTACATCCACCCCGACTTCGTGCACGTCATGGTCGCCGGGCGGATCGTCGAGGAGGGCGGCCCGGAACTCGCCGAGCGTCTCGAGAACGAGGGCTACGACCGGTTCCTCGAGCCCCTCGCCGAGGCCTCGGCTGACGCCGAGGCGTAA
- a CDS encoding iron chelate uptake ABC transporter family permease subunit: MNSTARTRRARLVLIVVIVLLAGAVVLSLGVGARPIAPAAVLQALFAPEPGNADHTVVLTQRAPRTLIGLLAGAALALAGTVMQGLTRNPLADPGLLGVNSGASVAVLAAIVLLGVAAPAGFVWFAFGGAAIAAAVVAVIGSRGPDGGNPAKLALTGAAVTAGLTAVTLLILTTNRAALDVYRYWSVGGLTARGLDTVAVVAVPIALGIVLAAVCARGLDLIALGEDTATGLGHNVARTRALGIVATILLCGGATAIAGPIVFLGLLVPHALRALVGSDYRWLLLVGAPAGALVLLVSDVLGRVIALPGEVQAGLVVSFVGAPVLISLVLRRRQVVL, translated from the coding sequence ATGAACAGCACCGCCCGCACCCGACGGGCGCGTCTCGTGCTGATCGTGGTCATCGTGCTCCTCGCGGGGGCCGTCGTCCTGAGCCTCGGCGTGGGCGCGCGCCCCATCGCGCCGGCCGCCGTCCTGCAGGCCCTCTTCGCTCCCGAGCCCGGCAACGCCGATCACACGGTCGTCCTGACGCAGCGCGCCCCTCGCACCCTCATCGGCCTCCTCGCCGGCGCCGCCCTGGCTCTCGCCGGCACCGTCATGCAGGGCCTGACGCGCAACCCGCTCGCCGACCCCGGGCTCCTCGGCGTGAACTCCGGCGCATCCGTGGCCGTCCTCGCGGCGATCGTGCTGCTCGGCGTCGCCGCTCCGGCGGGGTTCGTCTGGTTCGCCTTCGGAGGTGCGGCGATCGCCGCGGCCGTCGTCGCCGTCATCGGCTCCCGGGGGCCGGATGGCGGCAACCCCGCGAAGCTCGCGCTCACCGGCGCGGCCGTCACGGCGGGCCTGACCGCCGTGACGCTCCTCATCCTCACGACGAACCGCGCCGCGCTCGACGTCTACCGATACTGGTCGGTCGGCGGACTCACCGCCCGGGGGCTCGACACCGTCGCCGTGGTCGCGGTGCCGATCGCCCTCGGCATCGTCCTCGCCGCCGTCTGCGCCCGAGGGCTCGATCTGATCGCCCTGGGGGAGGACACCGCGACGGGGCTCGGCCACAACGTCGCACGCACCCGCGCGCTGGGGATCGTCGCGACGATCCTCCTGTGCGGCGGAGCGACGGCGATCGCCGGCCCGATCGTGTTCCTCGGCCTCCTCGTGCCGCACGCGCTGCGCGCGCTCGTCGGCTCGGACTACCGCTGGCTGCTCCTCGTCGGTGCGCCGGCAGGCGCTCTCGTCCTGCTCGTGTCCGACGTCCTCGGCCGCGTCATCGCGCTTCCCGGTGAGGTCCAGGCGGGGCTCGTCGTGTCCTTCGTCGGCGCGCCGGTGCTCATCTCGCTGGTGCTGCGGCGCAGGCAGGTGGTCCTGTGA